In Myripristis murdjan chromosome 23, fMyrMur1.1, whole genome shotgun sequence, the DNA window aaaaaaagcctactaaaaaaaaactttgcaacaGGTAGTAATTGTGGGGAAGAATACATCCTCTTTAATTCACAGTGTTTTGGTTTGTAGAACGTGCTcactgtcacagcagcagcagctcaggtgAGTACAGGCACCACAAGAAGCCATTTGGGTGTCATAATCTGACCCTTACATGCTATAGTGATGACTTTTGTTTTGGGAAGCTCTAAGACAGCACTTAATCaacatgagacaaaaaaaaaaaaaaaaactcttctaaATGAGATGGCAATCCCTGAATGTCTTGCAATGTAGGGATGGATCAGAAACATGGCTGATGAAGGCTCATGTTTTTGAGGTTGATAATGCAAAACCTCAAAGATGGATTAGTTTAATTAAAGAGTAACATTTGTTCTCACATACTTGTAGCACCGGCTGAGCAGGATTTGGTGCATCAAAACAATTAAGTTAGTGTCACATAAGATAACAAGTACAGTACATTGATTGTCAGCACTCTCCAGCGAGTTCCTAAACTTCCTGAATGACAGCGCCTCTTATGTGGCATCTAAGCAGGATATAAACCTTCAGCGGGGATGTTCAAAAGCTCATGCCAGTGATCATAAAAGGGACAACAAGAAATGAGCTTCAGTATCAGTTTGTGTGGCCTCACTGGCTACATTCCACATTCCTCAAATGTTCAGCGAGAGGAAAGATGCCTTTGCTCTTCTCCATCGCTCTCTCTTCAAGTGTTTTCTATGCATCTTCTTTTGTGTATTTCCCATACAACCATTCCTCTTCTTTCATGTttaatgtgtctgtttttgtatcCATCCATCATCAGCCACATCCATCATGCTTCTTGCATCAACAGCATGACTTCTTCTCTGGTGCAGTGTAGGCAGCAGCAGCCCCGTTAATCGGCCGAGAGTCGGTCCGGAGGAGGACATGTGGTGACCTGCTGCTCTCttgctccccctgctggacgGTAAGGCCATTGCGAGACATCAGCTCCCTTGCCATCATCATGAAGGCGTCCTCTATATTCTGGCTCTcctggacagagagaaagagaaagtgtgagagagagagacagatgagaatgcagacacagatgtttttttttctgctaaacTGACAAGAACTATGCAACTTGAACCAAACCTAGCATTTCTCCTGTGCCTacatgtgtttgcagtgtgtgtgtgtatctttataCCTTAGCAGAAGTTTCCAGAGCAGCTAGAATTCCTTTCTCCTTGGCCAGACGACAGGCCTCCTGAAAACGGACCTGGCGCTCCGACTCCTTGTCACATTTGTTACCTGgtgggaaagaaacagccagaGAAACTTCAAATTACACTCATTACCCATATCTGGAGGGTTAATCATCGGTGTTGCATTATAATTGTAACTATCAATAGCTCCATCTGTGAATGTTATTTATAAATGCATCTCAGCACCCTGTAGTGAATAGTAAGAATGCTGACACATGCTGTCTCAACAGTAACATACAACAATTGAATGTGTAAACCATGTGTTTGTAGTCTTTTTATTCACTTGTTACTCTTAACCAGGAAGTCCAAGGCCAGTATCACCTCGGAAATACCACCCCACACTTGCTATTTTAACCCAAGGAAACATTAATAGCAGGAAAACTGCCTCTTCTCACAGAGGTACTCCAGTTGAAGCTGTAAGTCAAGTCATGGTGCCACTGTAAAATACTGCACCTTTGGAAACAGTACAGTGATCAAACCTGCGCCAGGAGGCCCCATTTCAAGTCAAGCAATTCAATTTAAATTGCCTTGAGGTGCCAGTATGCTGCATATGGTAGAGGGAATAAAAAAGCAGTCCTGGCCGTCAAGTGGCAATCAAACAGCTATTACTTCTAGAGCTTCCTTTTAGGATAGAAAATGACTCACCAAGTGCCAGAAAGCCTGCATTAGTAACCCCAATACATTTTCTTGTTCACCGAACTGACCGTGACTAAAGACTTTTTACAGATTATTCAGGTGTTTTGGTATATTTGGCAGACAAGCAATCCACCATACAACACTTTTCAATAAGATTTCAGCTTATAGAATTACTTAACACAGTTTACTCCCACATTCCACTTTTATATATGGGTTATAACCCCTATAGCCCCTATATAGTAGTTGATGTTAGTCgacagagagggagtgggagTCATTAAGCTGAAATGTATCAAACAAAGTGCGGGCTTGTATGCTGAGATAAGGAGTGGCTTAGAGTAATTTAGAAAATGTCTTACGCAAGGTGCATATGTTTGAAGATTTCTTTATAAAAAGGATAACTGAATATATCATGGCCAAAAAATTCAGATGCAGCTTCTGCTTTTTAATCCTAGTAATTAAGACCAAGCTGaatgaaattataaaaaaaaaaaattacaacaaaaaattaGCACTTAGAGCTGTGGTGATCAAGCAGTTAAAGCAACTCCAATTGTGTCTCCCGTGCAGGCTCACATTTTGCTTGCAGCACTGTGTGTTTCTGGGTGGAGAAGTATACAAATGTACAGGTTTCTGCCACGAGGCATTAACCCACATGCCAATAGAGtccatgaaaacatttaaatgtcacaTTCCTGCCTATTAACCTCAGACTCTTGAAATAGGGCACCATGGTTCAAATGATCCCCTCCTGCTTGCTCCAGGGACTTCACCATGCCTTGCTAAGATAGGATTCGTTCACAGGGCAACATGACTAACATCAGCTAATGCCCGTCACCTGAGAGAGGCACAGCTGTGCACGCTCTCCCTGATCCCCCTGTGCTCGGCTCTTACTAGTGGagataatcacacacacactgagttttAATGATGAGATTTAACCATTTTAAAGCAGCACCAGTGTCCACAGGAATATACACATCActaaaaatgcacatgcacacacacacacacacacacacacatacacacacacacagccttcacGCCCACACTCACCTATGAGAACCAGCACCACATTGGCTGCTCCGTAGTGCTCCA includes these proteins:
- the LOC115355423 gene encoding ras-related protein Rab-19-like, with amino-acid sequence MQTLGLEEDDCFDFLFKIILIGDSNVGKTCVVQNFKSGVFSERQQNTIGVDFTVRTLDIEGKKVKMQVWDTAGQERFRTITQSYYRSAHGAMIAYDITRRATFDSVTHWIQEVEHYGAANVVLVLIGNKCDKESERQVRFQEACRLAKEKGILAALETSAKESQNIEDAFMMMARELMSRNGLTVQQGEQESSRSPHVLLRTDSRPINGAAAAYTAPEKKSCC